A stretch of Vigna angularis cultivar LongXiaoDou No.4 chromosome 4, ASM1680809v1, whole genome shotgun sequence DNA encodes these proteins:
- the LOC108330379 gene encoding uncharacterized protein LOC108330379: MSMDDPVEMMRVLQQKMDEMQQRHEEEMAAVKADCEARIAREVGRIDGGERVKDKGKGVEGDRPPAETECDKTWRPSGSEAEGSKAKSVHAESAAEDGRMVVKSEPSSALLLPFTQNIMNVQISEQFMAPQFKTYNGTTDPASHIQTFSNAMAFRTDNDAIWCRAFSLSLEDEALEWFNNLSPNSIENFTGLKQLFIKQFAASSTQDLTVFELMTLKQGKDEALRTFMDRYQKTVRRVKSLTPELALLYILPALKPGPFKDSVCRRAPKTMEELRERAADEIRVEEMKLSYKENQESRGERTDGNKPGQSARKTSGLRPREQNKGSRFQQYTPLNAPREKILREALSAELIPERQALPTTKNANRSKHCAYHKNMGHTTEECWTLRDKIEELIRAGKLKKYVRDERPPQSTERPAERSAYRKDKPRSARAERPRSERQRS, translated from the coding sequence atgagcaTGGACGACCCAGTGGAAATGATGCGCGTATTGCAGCAGAAAATGGACGAGATGCAGCAGCGCCACGAAGAAGAGATGGCGGCCGTCAAGGCCGACTGCGAAGCCCGGATAGCCCGGGAGGTTGGACGGATAGACGGGGGAGAGCGAGTCAAggataaaggaaagggggtGGAAGGAGATCGCCCGCCCGCAGAAACCGAGTGCGATAAGACTTGGAGGCCCTCCGGATCGGAGGCTGAAGGAAGCAAGGCTAAATCGGTGCATGCTGAGAGCGCTGCCGAAGACGGGCGGATGGTAGTCAAGTCGGAACCTTCATCCGCCTTATTGCTCCCATTCACCCAGAATATAATGAATGTCCAAATCTCGGAGCAATTCATGGCCCCGCAGTTCAAGACGTATAACGGGACGACGGATCCTGCGTCCCATATCCAGACGTTCTCGAACGCAATGGCGTTCCGAACGGACAATGATGCCATTTGGTGCCGAGCGTTCTCGCTCTCATTGGAGGACGAAGCTTTGGAATGGTTTAACAACCTCTCCCCCAATTCAATAGAAAACTTTACCGGTTTAAAGCAGCTATTCATTAAACAATTCGCGGCCAGTAGTACCCAAGACCTGACCGTATTCGAATTAATGACCCTCAAGCAGGGGAAGGACGAAGCGCTTCGAACGTTTATGGACAGGTATCAGAAGACCGTCCGGCGCGTGAAAAGCCTGACGCCAGAGCTCGCCCTTCTTTATATCCTACCGGCTCTAAAGCCGGGGCCGTTTAAGGATAGCGTCTGCAGACGAGCGCCCAAAACAATGGAAGAATTGAGGGAACGAGCGGCGGATGAGATAAGGGTGGAGGAGATGAAGCTCTCGTATAAGGAGAATCAGGAGTCCAGAGGAGAAAGGACGGACGGTAATAAGCCCGGTCAGTCAGCGAGGAAAACGTCCGGTCTCAGGCCCAGGGAACAGAATAAGGGATCCCGTTTCCAGCAGTATACACCTCTGAACGCCCCAAGGGAGAAAATCCTTCGAGAGGCCCTAAGCGCAGAATTGATACCGGAGCGGCAAGCGCTCCCGACAACGAAGAACGCTAACCGGAGCAAGCACTGTGCATACCATAAAAATATGGGTCATACCACCGAGGAGTGTTGGACCCTTAGGGATAAGATAGAGGAGCTCATCCGGGCAGGAAAGCTTAAGAAATACGTCCGTGATGAGCGCCCGCCACAATCAACCGAACGGCCTGCTGAGAGGTCGGCGTACCGAAAAGATAAGCCGAGAAGCGCGAGAGCGGAACGACCCCGCTCAGAAAGGCAACGAAGCTGA